From Saccharothrix espanaensis DSM 44229, the proteins below share one genomic window:
- a CDS encoding sigma-70 family RNA polymerase sigma factor, translating to MWSAGGRSSTIEGVQNDSVEEPWDLVRAAQSGDTDAFGALYDRYVDVVFRYVLFRVGDRTLAEDVTSETFLRALRSIGSISYQGRDVGAWFVTIARNIVFDHVKSSRYRLEVTTAEPADNREVTSGPEQEVLTDAANAELLKCVAQLGDDQRECITLRFIQGLSVAETAAKMGRNEGAIKALQHRAVRRLAQLLPNWLR from the coding sequence ATGTGGAGTGCGGGCGGCCGGTCCAGCACGATCGAGGGTGTGCAGAACGACTCGGTCGAAGAGCCGTGGGACCTCGTGCGTGCCGCCCAGTCCGGCGACACGGACGCGTTCGGCGCGCTCTACGACCGGTACGTGGACGTGGTCTTCCGGTACGTGCTGTTCCGGGTCGGCGACCGCACCCTGGCCGAGGACGTCACCAGCGAGACGTTCCTCCGCGCGCTGCGCAGCATCGGCTCCATCAGCTACCAGGGCCGGGACGTGGGTGCGTGGTTCGTCACCATCGCCCGCAACATCGTCTTCGACCACGTGAAGTCCAGCCGCTACCGGCTGGAGGTCACGACGGCCGAGCCGGCGGACAACCGCGAGGTCACGAGCGGTCCCGAGCAGGAGGTGCTGACCGACGCGGCGAACGCGGAACTCCTCAAATGTGTAGCCCAACTGGGTGACGACCAGCGGGAATGCATCACTCTCCGTTTCATCCAGGGCTTGTCCGTGGCGGAGACGGCCGCGAAGATGGGTCGCAACGAAGGCGCCATCAAGGCCCTGCAACACCGCGCTGTGCGCAGGCTGGCCCAACTGCTGCCGAACTGGCTGCGGTGA
- a CDS encoding molybdopterin-dependent oxidoreductase translates to MSRWTAALIGLLGVAAALAAGHLVAGLVGPTASPFLAVGNTAIDFTPTPLKDFAVRTFGTYDKLVLLVGMAVVIAAVAVVAGLLSRTSPLPGTILATALGALGVAAVLYRPDLGQLAVLAPVAAGVVGVLVFRWLHRAASAPSAPGEGRRTFLIAAGASVLAGLGGQFIGTRTDVEGSRSAVGELKPTTPAPAIPAGADFVADGTPSFITPNRDFYRVDTALSVPRVLAEDWTLRVHGLVDRELTLSYDDLRRRDLVERTITMTCVSNEVGGPYVSTANFVGVPLRDVLLEAGIKQGADQLFSTSVDGWTAGSPVDVVLERDRGALIALGMNGEPLPVEHGFPARLVVPGLYGYLSATKWVVDLELTTFADKRGYWLERGWGQKGPVKVMSRIDTPQGFATVRGRAVVSGVAWAQPTGVGKVEVRTDGGPWRDAELATAVNGSTWRMWRAELDLPAGGHTVECRATDLKGFTQPAERVAPIPDGATGWHSIFFTIE, encoded by the coding sequence ATGTCGCGTTGGACCGCAGCCCTGATCGGCCTTCTCGGTGTCGCCGCCGCCCTCGCGGCCGGGCACCTCGTCGCGGGGCTGGTCGGGCCCACCGCGTCGCCGTTCCTGGCGGTCGGGAACACCGCCATCGACTTCACGCCGACGCCGCTGAAGGACTTCGCGGTCCGCACGTTCGGCACCTACGACAAGCTCGTCCTGCTGGTCGGCATGGCCGTGGTGATCGCCGCCGTCGCGGTGGTCGCCGGGCTGCTGTCGCGCACGAGCCCGCTGCCCGGCACGATCCTGGCCACCGCGCTCGGCGCGCTCGGCGTCGCGGCCGTGCTCTACCGGCCCGACCTGGGCCAGCTGGCCGTCCTGGCGCCGGTCGCGGCCGGGGTGGTCGGGGTGCTGGTGTTCCGGTGGCTGCACCGGGCCGCGAGTGCGCCCTCGGCACCGGGGGAGGGGCGGCGGACGTTCCTGATCGCGGCGGGCGCGAGCGTGCTCGCCGGTCTCGGCGGGCAGTTCATCGGCACCCGGACCGACGTCGAGGGCTCGCGCAGCGCGGTCGGCGAGCTCAAGCCGACCACCCCCGCGCCCGCGATCCCGGCCGGCGCGGACTTCGTCGCGGACGGGACACCCTCGTTCATCACGCCGAACCGGGACTTCTACCGGGTCGACACGGCGCTGAGCGTGCCGCGGGTGCTGGCCGAGGACTGGACGCTGCGCGTGCACGGGCTGGTCGACCGCGAACTGACCCTCTCCTACGACGACCTGCGCCGCCGTGACCTGGTCGAACGCACGATCACGATGACCTGCGTCTCCAACGAGGTGGGCGGCCCGTACGTGTCGACGGCGAACTTCGTCGGCGTGCCGCTGCGCGACGTGCTGCTGGAGGCGGGCATCAAGCAGGGCGCCGACCAGCTCTTCTCCACCAGCGTGGACGGGTGGACCGCCGGTTCCCCGGTCGACGTGGTGCTGGAGCGCGACCGGGGCGCGCTGATCGCGCTGGGCATGAACGGCGAGCCGCTGCCGGTCGAGCACGGGTTCCCGGCCCGGCTCGTCGTCCCCGGCCTCTACGGCTACCTGTCGGCCACGAAGTGGGTGGTCGACCTGGAGCTGACCACGTTCGCGGACAAGCGCGGGTACTGGCTGGAACGCGGCTGGGGCCAGAAGGGCCCGGTCAAGGTCATGTCGCGGATCGACACCCCGCAGGGCTTCGCCACCGTGCGGGGCCGGGCGGTGGTCAGCGGGGTGGCCTGGGCGCAGCCGACCGGGGTGGGCAAGGTCGAGGTGCGGACCGACGGCGGGCCGTGGCGGGACGCCGAGCTGGCGACCGCCGTGAACGGGTCGACGTGGCGGATGTGGCGCGCCGAGCTGGACCTGCCCGCCGGCGGGCACACCGTCGAGTGCCGGGCCACCGACCTCAAGGGCTTCACCCAGCCCGCGGAGCGGGTGGCCCCGATCCCGGACGGCGCGACCGGCTGGCACTCGATTTTTTTCACGATCGAGTGA
- a CDS encoding AMP-binding protein, which produces MTASARNVADLVRASAHRGPKHVALVDVTTANSYTWSELDSFVDREAHRLVDAGVEPGDRVVVRLPTGPAFCVAVFGVLRAGGVVVPAGPGQPARELQRLVADSGARLLVGDAGDTDATALPEPELLPGDEFATTGSGEDLAVLGYTSGTSGVPRGAMLSHRALLANVDQCASLRPAPVTAGDRVLLALPLFHVYGLGPGLLQVAGAGATAVLLERFDPDAALTAIREHRVTTLVGVPPMYQAIVAQPAERLREDLATVRLFTSGAAPLAAGVLDGVRQAVGLPVYEGYGLTETGPVLTSTLVGGTPKPGSVGRALPGVEVRLVDSDGRPLDLDEDEPGTGLVAARGANLFSGYWPDGAHGPDAEGWFRTGDVGYLDEEGDLHLVDRAGDLIIVNGFNVYPHEVEQVVAELAGVAEAAAVGVPDERTGESVKVVVVLGDDADLTEDAVKDHCAARLAKFKVPTAVEFATTLPHSPTGKLARARLRLPLS; this is translated from the coding sequence TTGACCGCTTCCGCACGCAACGTCGCCGACCTGGTTCGCGCCTCCGCGCACCGTGGACCCAAGCACGTGGCACTGGTCGATGTCACGACTGCGAACAGCTACACCTGGTCGGAACTCGATTCGTTCGTGGACCGCGAGGCCCACCGACTGGTGGACGCGGGCGTCGAACCGGGTGACCGGGTGGTCGTGCGGCTGCCCACCGGCCCGGCGTTCTGCGTGGCCGTGTTCGGCGTGCTGCGCGCGGGCGGTGTCGTGGTGCCGGCCGGGCCGGGCCAACCCGCCCGCGAACTCCAGCGGCTGGTCGCCGACAGCGGCGCGCGGCTGCTGGTCGGCGACGCCGGCGACACGGACGCCACCGCGCTGCCCGAACCCGAGCTGCTGCCCGGCGACGAGTTCGCCACCACCGGCTCCGGCGAGGACCTGGCCGTGCTCGGCTACACGTCCGGGACCTCCGGCGTGCCGCGCGGCGCGATGCTCTCGCACCGGGCGCTGCTGGCCAACGTCGACCAGTGCGCGTCCCTGCGTCCCGCCCCGGTGACCGCCGGCGACCGGGTGCTGCTGGCGCTGCCGCTGTTCCACGTCTACGGCCTGGGGCCGGGCCTGCTCCAGGTGGCGGGCGCGGGCGCGACGGCAGTGCTGCTGGAGCGGTTCGACCCGGACGCCGCGCTCACCGCGATCCGCGAGCACCGGGTGACCACGCTGGTCGGCGTGCCGCCGATGTACCAGGCGATCGTGGCCCAGCCGGCCGAACGCCTGCGGGAGGACCTGGCCACCGTCCGCCTGTTCACCTCCGGTGCCGCGCCGCTCGCGGCGGGCGTGCTGGACGGCGTGCGCCAGGCCGTCGGCCTGCCCGTGTACGAGGGCTACGGCCTGACCGAGACCGGCCCGGTGCTGACCTCCACGCTGGTCGGCGGCACCCCGAAGCCGGGTTCGGTGGGCCGGGCGCTGCCCGGTGTCGAGGTGCGCCTGGTGGACAGCGACGGCCGCCCGCTCGACCTGGACGAGGACGAGCCGGGCACCGGCCTGGTCGCGGCCCGGGGCGCGAACCTGTTCAGCGGCTACTGGCCGGACGGCGCGCACGGCCCGGACGCCGAGGGCTGGTTCCGCACCGGCGACGTCGGCTACCTCGACGAGGAGGGCGACCTGCACCTGGTGGACCGGGCGGGCGACCTGATCATCGTCAACGGCTTCAACGTCTACCCGCACGAGGTCGAGCAGGTGGTGGCGGAGCTGGCGGGCGTGGCCGAAGCGGCAGCGGTCGGCGTGCCCGACGAGCGGACCGGCGAGTCGGTGAAGGTCGTGGTGGTGCTCGGTGACGACGCGGACCTGACCGAAGACGCGGTCAAGGACCACTGCGCGGCCCGCCTGGCGAAGTTCAAGGTCCCCACGGCCGTCGAGTTCGCGACCACCCTCCCGCACTCCCCCACCGGCAAGCTCGCCCGAGCCCGCCTCCGCCTCCCCCTCTCCTGA
- a CDS encoding 30S ribosomal protein bS22, whose amino-acid sequence MGSVIKKRRKRMSKKKHRKLLRKTRVQRRKRGK is encoded by the coding sequence ATGGGCTCGGTCATCAAGAAGCGCCGCAAGCGCATGTCGAAGAAGAAGCACCGCAAGCTGCTGCGCAAGACCCGCGTCCAGCGTCGCAAGCGCGGCAAGTAG
- a CDS encoding DUF5667 domain-containing protein, giving the protein MVGRGITPLGRHRQREQFARAVDALPEQADPAFADELAVVALLRKAAVTSGPDEAAKARMRERVLNASPPPTAKIDSIRPRSGARGRLAVALAAALCLVFSLAGMSLLLSRDALPGDALYGVKRTAESASLGLTFGEESKGYKRLEFAAARISEIETLVDRYRDSGGGPLGGHLTALTDFDADAAAGSRVLAAHGTGSDGTGSDERTLGSLREWATSQTTRLGDLRDRLPAEAATRSGTSLDLLGRIAQRAADLAARSRCATVTTGEVDEVGPVPATGECSAPPIAPSPSATQPSGTSIAVTPTPAGPTTSTSAPAPTATAPAPGSGGTTPPTSKPGLPLPSVTVTVEPPVQLPSLPITLPPLLGLSG; this is encoded by the coding sequence ATGGTGGGCAGAGGGATCACGCCGCTAGGGCGTCACAGGCAGCGCGAGCAGTTCGCCCGCGCCGTCGACGCGCTGCCCGAACAAGCCGACCCGGCCTTCGCGGACGAGCTCGCGGTGGTCGCCCTGCTGCGGAAAGCCGCAGTCACGAGCGGCCCGGACGAGGCGGCCAAGGCCCGGATGCGGGAGCGGGTGCTCAACGCCTCCCCGCCACCGACCGCCAAGATCGACAGCATCCGTCCGCGCAGCGGAGCCCGTGGGCGATTAGCGGTAGCCCTGGCCGCCGCGCTGTGCCTGGTGTTCTCGCTGGCCGGGATGAGCCTGCTGCTGTCCCGCGACGCGCTGCCCGGTGACGCGCTCTACGGCGTCAAGCGCACCGCCGAGTCGGCCTCGCTGGGCCTGACCTTCGGCGAGGAGTCCAAGGGCTACAAGCGGCTGGAGTTCGCCGCGGCCCGGATCTCGGAGATCGAGACCCTGGTCGACCGCTACCGCGACTCCGGCGGCGGCCCGCTGGGCGGCCACCTCACCGCGCTGACCGACTTCGACGCCGACGCCGCGGCCGGTTCCCGCGTGCTGGCCGCGCACGGGACGGGCTCGGACGGGACGGGCTCGGACGAGCGCACGCTCGGCTCGCTGCGCGAGTGGGCCACCTCCCAGACCACCCGCCTGGGCGACCTGCGGGACCGGCTGCCCGCCGAGGCGGCGACCCGCTCCGGCACGTCCCTGGACCTGCTCGGCCGCATCGCGCAGCGGGCCGCCGACCTGGCCGCGCGCAGCCGCTGCGCGACCGTGACGACGGGCGAGGTCGACGAGGTCGGCCCGGTCCCGGCGACCGGCGAGTGCAGCGCGCCGCCGATCGCCCCCAGCCCGTCCGCGACGCAACCGTCGGGCACGTCGATCGCGGTCACCCCGACGCCCGCCGGACCCACCACGTCCACATCCGCGCCCGCGCCGACCGCGACCGCACCCGCGCCCGGCAGCGGCGGCACCACGCCCCCGACCAGCAAGCCGGGCCTGCCGCTCCCGTCGGTGACGGTCACCGTCGAACCGCCCGTCCAGCTGCCTTCGCTGCCCATCACGCTGCCGCCGCTGCTCGGTCTCAGCGGCTGA
- a CDS encoding NAD-dependent epimerase/dehydratase family protein: MAPKVVLVTGCSRFLGGHLAARFAANPDVDRVLGVDTEPPPRDLLRRMGRAEFVRADIRNPLIAKVIAAAHVDTVVHVSVTANPAGPTGRAAMKEMNVIGTMQLLAACQKSPHVRKLVVKSTSAVYGSSSRDPAVFTEDMGPKDLPSSGYAKDAVEVEGYVRGFARRRPDVDVTALRFTNFIGPRIDTVLTRYFALPVVPTIMGYDARVQLLHSEDALAVLERAALHDLPGVFNVGGDGVLLLSQAIRRAGKLPLPVPSAAVPTVGRLFRGARLVDFSPDQMRFLNWGRVVDTGLLRREFGFTPRWTTQQAFDDYVSGRGMRPLIDPDLVSSVERGVLDAAARLR; the protein is encoded by the coding sequence ATGGCGCCCAAGGTCGTACTCGTCACCGGTTGCAGCCGCTTCCTCGGCGGCCACCTCGCCGCGCGGTTCGCCGCCAACCCCGACGTGGACCGGGTGCTCGGCGTGGACACCGAGCCGCCGCCGCGCGACCTGCTGCGCCGGATGGGCCGGGCCGAGTTCGTCCGGGCCGACATCCGCAACCCGCTCATCGCCAAGGTCATCGCCGCCGCGCACGTCGACACCGTCGTGCACGTCTCGGTGACCGCCAACCCGGCCGGGCCCACCGGTCGCGCGGCGATGAAGGAGATGAACGTCATCGGCACCATGCAGCTGCTGGCGGCGTGCCAGAAGTCGCCGCACGTGCGCAAGCTCGTGGTGAAGTCGACCAGCGCGGTGTACGGGTCCTCCTCGCGCGACCCGGCGGTGTTCACCGAGGACATGGGGCCCAAGGACCTGCCCTCCAGCGGCTACGCGAAGGACGCCGTCGAGGTCGAGGGCTACGTGCGCGGGTTCGCCCGCCGCCGGCCCGACGTCGACGTCACCGCCCTGCGCTTCACCAACTTCATCGGCCCGCGCATCGACACCGTGCTGACCAGGTACTTCGCCCTGCCGGTGGTGCCGACGATCATGGGCTACGACGCCCGCGTGCAGCTGCTGCACTCCGAGGACGCGCTGGCCGTGCTGGAGCGCGCGGCCCTGCACGACCTGCCGGGCGTGTTCAACGTCGGCGGCGACGGGGTACTGCTGTTGTCGCAGGCGATCCGCCGGGCGGGCAAGCTGCCGCTGCCGGTGCCGAGCGCGGCGGTGCCGACCGTGGGCAGGCTGTTCCGCGGCGCCCGGCTGGTGGACTTCTCGCCGGACCAGATGCGGTTCCTGAACTGGGGCCGTGTGGTGGACACCGGTCTGCTGCGGCGCGAGTTCGGGTTCACCCCCCGGTGGACCACGCAGCAGGCGTTCGACGACTACGTCAGCGGCCGGGGGATGCGGCCGCTGATCGATCCCGACCTGGTGTCGTCGGTCGAGCGCGGCGTGCTCGACGCGGCGGCCCGACTCCGGTGA
- a CDS encoding HAD family hydrolase — protein MVKRRVVEGSAERERLAELAGEASAEAALASVRGPGVDSPTDLTAAAFFDVDNTMMMGASIFHFARGLAARKYFKNSDLAGFAWQQIKFRVGGREDPQSVQASREQALSFVAGRSVAELVSLGEEIFDELMADKIWTGTQALAQMHLDAGQRVWLVTATPVELAQIIARRLGLTGALGTVSESEDGIYTGKLVGDLLHGRAKAHAVRSLAAKEGLDLRRCTAYSDSVNDVPMLSVVGTAVAVNPDSGLRDTARKRGWEIRDFRTGRKAAKIGVPSVLGAGAVAGAIAVGLAYRRRG, from the coding sequence GTGGTGAAAAGGCGTGTGGTGGAGGGCTCGGCGGAACGGGAGCGGCTCGCCGAACTGGCCGGCGAGGCCTCGGCCGAGGCCGCGCTGGCCTCGGTGCGCGGTCCGGGCGTCGACTCCCCCACCGACCTGACCGCCGCCGCGTTCTTCGACGTGGACAACACGATGATGATGGGCGCGTCGATCTTCCACTTCGCGCGCGGCCTGGCCGCGCGCAAGTACTTCAAGAACTCGGACCTGGCCGGGTTCGCCTGGCAGCAGATCAAGTTCCGGGTCGGCGGCCGGGAAGACCCGCAGAGCGTGCAGGCCTCCCGCGAGCAGGCGCTGTCGTTCGTCGCCGGCCGGTCGGTCGCGGAGCTGGTCAGCCTCGGCGAGGAGATCTTCGACGAGCTGATGGCCGACAAGATCTGGACCGGCACCCAGGCCCTGGCGCAGATGCACCTCGACGCCGGGCAGCGGGTGTGGCTGGTCACCGCCACCCCGGTCGAACTGGCCCAGATCATCGCCCGCCGGCTCGGGTTGACCGGCGCGCTCGGCACGGTGTCGGAGAGCGAGGACGGCATCTACACCGGCAAGCTCGTCGGCGACCTGCTGCACGGCCGGGCCAAGGCGCACGCGGTGCGCTCGCTGGCCGCCAAGGAGGGCTTGGACCTGCGCCGCTGCACGGCCTACTCGGACTCGGTCAACGACGTGCCGATGCTGTCCGTGGTCGGCACGGCGGTCGCGGTCAACCCCGACTCGGGCCTGCGCGACACCGCCCGCAAGCGCGGCTGGGAGATCCGCGACTTCCGCACCGGGCGCAAGGCCGCGAAGATCGGCGTGCCGTCGGTGCTCGGCGCGGGAGCCGTCGCGGGCGCGATCGCCGTCGGCCTGGCCTACCGCCGCCGTGGCTGA
- a CDS encoding lysophospholipid acyltransferase family protein, whose product MAEARVIPLHAPDRDASRRRGPVSAAPPVPPEPVPPEPAPSPDWERRLAGLLSFARRRLQGDYEVDEFGFDPDLTDNVLMPPLKPLYEKWFRVETIGLHNVPAEGGALIVANHSGTLPLDATMTAYAVRADHPARRHLRMLGADLVFKTPVLGALARKSGQTLACNPDAERLLRSGELVGVWPEGFKGIGKPFKDRYKLQRFGRGGFVSAALNTGVPIIPCSIVGAEEIYPKIGDIKPLARLFGFPYFPVTPLFPLLGPLGAIPLPSKWYIEFGEPIRTDVHGEHAADDPMLVFNLTDQVRETIQQTLYRLLTQRRNVFLG is encoded by the coding sequence GTGGCAGAGGCACGGGTCATCCCGCTGCACGCCCCGGACCGGGACGCGTCCCGGCGACGCGGTCCGGTGTCCGCCGCGCCACCCGTCCCGCCGGAGCCCGTCCCGCCGGAGCCTGCCCCGTCACCGGACTGGGAGCGCCGGCTGGCGGGCCTGCTGTCGTTCGCCCGGCGCCGGCTCCAGGGCGACTACGAGGTCGACGAGTTCGGCTTCGACCCCGACCTGACCGACAACGTCCTGATGCCGCCGCTCAAGCCGCTGTACGAGAAGTGGTTCCGGGTGGAGACCATCGGCCTGCACAACGTGCCGGCCGAGGGCGGCGCGCTGATCGTGGCCAACCACTCGGGCACGTTGCCGCTGGACGCGACCATGACGGCGTACGCGGTGCGCGCGGACCACCCGGCCCGCCGGCACCTGCGGATGCTGGGCGCGGACCTGGTGTTCAAGACGCCGGTGCTGGGCGCGCTGGCCCGCAAGTCCGGCCAGACCCTGGCCTGCAACCCCGACGCCGAGCGGCTGCTGCGCTCGGGCGAGCTGGTGGGCGTGTGGCCGGAGGGCTTCAAGGGCATCGGCAAGCCGTTCAAGGACCGGTACAAGCTCCAGCGGTTCGGCCGCGGCGGGTTCGTCTCGGCGGCGCTGAACACCGGGGTGCCGATCATCCCGTGCTCGATCGTGGGCGCGGAGGAGATCTACCCGAAGATCGGCGACATCAAGCCCCTGGCCAGGCTGTTCGGCTTCCCCTACTTCCCGGTGACCCCGCTGTTCCCGCTGCTGGGCCCGCTCGGCGCGATCCCGCTGCCGTCCAAGTGGTACATCGAGTTCGGCGAGCCGATCCGGACCGACGTGCACGGCGAGCACGCGGCGGACGACCCGATGCTGGTGTTCAACCTGACCGACCAGGTCCGCGAGACCATCCAGCAGACCCTCTACCGCCTGCTCACCCAACGCCGGAACGTCTTCCTGGGCTGA
- a CDS encoding glutaredoxin family protein: protein MSHHVTLVSRVDCHACEQARADLERICGELEVPWDVQDVDSDRELRAEYGDRVPVILVDGAEHGYWSVEEDRLRAALA, encoded by the coding sequence GTGAGCCACCACGTGACCCTGGTCAGCCGCGTCGACTGCCACGCCTGCGAGCAGGCTCGGGCCGACCTCGAACGGATCTGCGGCGAACTGGAGGTGCCGTGGGACGTGCAGGACGTGGACAGCGACCGCGAACTCCGCGCCGAGTACGGCGACCGGGTGCCGGTGATCCTGGTCGACGGTGCCGAGCACGGCTACTGGTCGGTCGAGGAAGACCGGCTCCGCGCCGCCCTGGCCTGA